One window from the genome of Thermococcus siculi encodes:
- a CDS encoding DUF504 domain-containing protein: MRKGTVKEVLAKIKYDPRENESDYYIVIEHRGAYGDIKKIPVEMVELGHGYFFVGEAQIPYHRILKVVRRDGTIIWETRKL; encoded by the coding sequence ATGCGAAAGGGAACGGTCAAAGAAGTTCTGGCGAAGATAAAGTATGATCCGCGGGAGAACGAGAGCGACTATTACATCGTCATAGAGCACCGCGGGGCTTATGGGGACATCAAGAAGATTCCCGTCGAGATGGTTGAACTCGGCCACGGCTACTTCTTCGTTGGGGAGGCGCAGATACCCTACCACCGTATTCTAAAGGTCGTGAGGAGAGACGGGACGATAATCTGGGAAACGAGGAAGCTCTGA
- a CDS encoding YchF/TatD family DNA exonuclease, giving the protein MIDAHAHIEMFKRDAPAVAEESRRHLKAVVDSITEYRKFHVWKSWEILKPYFGFVFPTLGYAPNEARRGNWEKVGKVEAFIREHADEIVAVGEIGLDFYYAKTEEERRNQREIFRHFLNLAVELDKPVVLHARDAEREVFEAIQRAGVKAYFHSYSGPAELALEITDNGHIIGINTGIDFIPAVREAAEVLPMESIVVETDAPYMSPYRGEKNYPWNVEYAVRRIAEIKGLEFGEVEKTTERNTVKFFGLRI; this is encoded by the coding sequence ATGATTGACGCTCACGCCCACATCGAGATGTTCAAGAGGGACGCCCCAGCCGTTGCAGAGGAGAGCAGGAGGCACCTCAAAGCGGTGGTGGACTCCATAACCGAGTACCGGAAGTTCCACGTCTGGAAGAGCTGGGAAATTCTCAAGCCTTACTTCGGTTTCGTCTTTCCAACGCTCGGCTACGCGCCAAACGAAGCTAGGAGGGGCAACTGGGAGAAGGTGGGTAAGGTCGAGGCCTTCATAAGGGAGCACGCCGATGAGATAGTCGCCGTCGGTGAAATAGGCCTTGACTTCTACTACGCCAAAACGGAGGAGGAAAGGAGGAACCAGCGGGAGATCTTCCGCCACTTCCTCAATCTGGCGGTGGAGCTTGACAAACCCGTTGTCCTTCACGCGCGCGATGCCGAGAGAGAGGTTTTCGAGGCAATTCAGCGGGCCGGCGTTAAAGCCTACTTCCACTCATACAGCGGGCCGGCGGAGCTGGCACTGGAGATAACCGATAACGGCCACATAATCGGGATAAACACGGGGATAGACTTCATTCCAGCAGTTAGGGAAGCGGCAGAGGTTCTGCCGATGGAGAGCATCGTCGTTGAGACGGACGCACCATACATGAGTCCCTACAGGGGCGAGAAGAACTACCCCTGGAACGTAGAGTACGCCGTGAGGAGGATAGCGGAGATAAAGGGGCTGGAGTTTGGGGAGGTTGAAAAAACAACCGAAAGGAACACCGTAAAGTTCTTCGGGCTGAGGATTTAA
- a CDS encoding DUF3216 domain-containing protein has protein sequence MAVDVPEVGEVRKLLEDLDEKALIARLDSFVRLNEGLESKRGEDFIRVSILGFLEGLLVSLMKKYPGDSRIRELYESVSAKRRELDELFRKPAMQNL, from the coding sequence ATGGCCGTTGATGTTCCCGAGGTTGGGGAAGTTAGGAAGCTGCTGGAAGATCTGGACGAAAAAGCCCTCATAGCGAGGCTCGACTCTTTCGTGAGGCTCAACGAGGGATTGGAGAGCAAGAGGGGCGAGGACTTTATCAGGGTCTCCATTCTCGGATTCCTGGAGGGCCTCCTCGTGAGCCTGATGAAAAAATATCCCGGGGATTCCAGGATCAGGGAGCTATACGAGAGTGTGAGCGCAAAGAGGCGGGAACTGGACGAACTCTTCAGGAAGCCGGCGATGCAGAACCTGTGA
- a CDS encoding MBL fold metallo-hydrolase, whose protein sequence is MKISSIEEFPRDSVPVEVPPHTVMLRGIGWDSNVYLVRDGGEALIIDTGTGVNWHVYTEVWGREGYLNGVKKVIIFNTHEHFDHVGGNAVLKGWLEKRGIHVLFAAHEVTAEALENGNDYVILAYSYGREFEPQEVDIRLGDGDRLKIGSLKLELIHTPGHTAGSSCLYLDDGKHRLMFTGDTVFKGTVGRTDLPTGNGWQLQESLEKLLEFEVDFGLPGHGRYIDDWKGNIEEILGWL, encoded by the coding sequence GTGAAAATCAGCTCCATAGAGGAGTTCCCGCGGGATTCGGTGCCGGTTGAGGTGCCGCCGCACACCGTCATGCTCCGCGGTATCGGGTGGGACTCCAACGTCTACCTCGTGAGGGACGGTGGGGAGGCACTCATAATAGACACCGGGACCGGTGTGAACTGGCACGTCTACACCGAGGTCTGGGGGAGAGAAGGCTATTTAAATGGGGTCAAAAAGGTCATCATCTTCAACACCCATGAGCACTTCGACCACGTCGGGGGAAATGCAGTTTTGAAAGGCTGGCTCGAGAAGAGGGGAATCCACGTTCTTTTCGCGGCCCACGAGGTAACGGCCGAGGCCCTTGAGAATGGAAACGACTACGTTATTCTTGCATACTCGTACGGGAGGGAATTTGAGCCTCAGGAGGTCGATATTCGCCTCGGAGATGGCGACAGGCTCAAAATAGGCTCGCTGAAACTTGAGCTGATCCACACCCCCGGCCACACGGCGGGAAGCTCCTGCTTGTATCTCGACGACGGGAAGCACAGGCTAATGTTCACCGGCGACACCGTTTTCAAGGGCACCGTCGGTAGAACGGATCTTCCAACGGGCAACGGCTGGCAGCTCCAGGAGAGCCTTGAAAAGCTCCTCGAATTCGAGGTGGACTTCGGCCTTCCGGGGCACGGGAGGTACATAGACGACTGGAAGGGAAACATCGAGGAGATACTGGGGTGGCTCTGA
- a CDS encoding DUF835 domain-containing protein gives MKNNGGTDELLKRVVESLRDKSPKELLSYAVFNEEEEARYYAQLAERAKRISVKALFLKMSEESMSHHEWLYNLFKKLYPGEEPVKVEAPPVEVAPFLPEFETVEDYVSALEYCMKSELFAKKTYEMLARVSTDEDTRVLALNLATMEERHYEEIRKLYELITALKERKVSPQHLKPGGYLFTDDTKAKYFLLDMLDEGTTLKTLIREKPEQFEEMFRGRNVSVVWVTKTEAENSIPPREVPGIRRDLARFLEESSKRGEKAVIFLQNFSYLVLELGFKEAIDFALYLKDSALLHGGYVIVSALPKAFEKREWSILTSEFCVIV, from the coding sequence ATGAAAAATAATGGTGGCACCGATGAGCTTCTGAAACGCGTCGTTGAGAGCCTTAGGGACAAATCTCCAAAGGAACTGCTGAGCTACGCCGTATTCAACGAGGAAGAGGAGGCCAGGTACTATGCTCAGCTCGCTGAGAGGGCAAAGCGGATAAGCGTTAAGGCCCTGTTCCTGAAGATGAGCGAGGAGAGCATGAGCCATCACGAATGGCTTTACAACCTATTCAAGAAGCTCTACCCCGGCGAGGAGCCGGTGAAGGTTGAGGCTCCCCCGGTTGAGGTGGCCCCGTTTCTGCCCGAGTTCGAGACGGTTGAGGACTACGTCTCTGCCCTCGAGTACTGTATGAAGAGTGAGCTCTTCGCCAAGAAAACCTACGAGATGCTGGCGAGGGTCTCCACTGATGAGGATACAAGGGTTCTGGCCCTCAACCTTGCCACGATGGAGGAGAGGCACTACGAGGAGATAAGGAAGCTCTACGAGCTGATAACAGCCCTGAAAGAGAGGAAGGTCTCCCCCCAGCATTTAAAGCCGGGAGGGTATCTCTTCACGGACGACACCAAGGCCAAGTACTTCCTCCTCGACATGCTCGATGAGGGAACCACCCTAAAAACCCTTATCCGGGAGAAGCCGGAGCAGTTCGAGGAGATGTTCAGAGGCAGAAACGTCTCGGTGGTTTGGGTGACCAAGACCGAGGCAGAGAACTCCATTCCACCCAGGGAGGTGCCCGGGATAAGGAGGGACCTCGCGAGGTTCTTGGAAGAATCCAGCAAACGGGGGGAGAAGGCGGTTATATTCCTCCAGAACTTCAGCTATCTCGTTCTGGAGCTGGGCTTCAAGGAGGCGATAGACTTTGCACTCTACCTCAAGGACAGCGCGCTCCTCCACGGCGGCTACGTCATAGTGTCCGCCCTACCAAAGGCGTTTGAAAAGAGGGAATGGTCGATACTAACCTCGGAGTTCTGCGTGATAGTCTAA